In a genomic window of Erigeron canadensis isolate Cc75 chromosome 5, C_canadensis_v1, whole genome shotgun sequence:
- the LOC122599848 gene encoding double-strand break repair protein MRE11: MAGMSRDDNSNTVRVLVATDCHLGYMEKDEVRRHDSFQAFEEICSIAEQKKVDFLLLGGDLFHENKPSRTTLVKAIEILRRYCLNDKPVQFQVVSDQTINFANVFGHVNYEDPHFNVGLPVFSIHGNHDDPAGVDNLSAVDILSACNLVNYFGKMILGGSGVGQITLYPILIKKGETSVALYGLGNIRDERLNRMFQTPHAVQWMRPEPQENCEVSDWFNILVLHQNRVKTNPKNAINEHFLPRFLDFIVWGHEHECLVDPQEVPGMGFHITQPGSSVATSLIDGESKPKHVLLVEIKGNQYRPTKIPLHSVRPFEYKEIVLKDEPDIDPNDQNSILEHLDNVVNSLIEKCNQRDSRNSETVLPLIRVKVDYSGFMTINPQRFGQKYVGKVANPQDILIFAKASKKAQGEAKFTDAERLRPEELNQQNIEALVAESQLKMEILPVNDLDEALHNFVNKDDRNAFYSCLKYNLEETVKNIARDTDNMNVEVEDIIVKVESCLETRVKERSKSKEDQVFTSSAQSMENLMNKAPGGIGSAASFSDDEDTTQFLGSRATGRGKKGSLEQFKSARDVSQVAKTSTRGRGRGRGRGSTLKQSTLDASMFRRSDRSASVAASASVQSIAADEENLNSDSDDEPVQYGINELHDSSDDNESMQGKGRKRSAPRGRGRGSTAAKRGRKSDNSSSSIQQMMMRNDDDDDDDVPKRMNKSQPRVTRNYGALRR; encoded by the exons ATGGCTGGTATGTCAAg ggaTGATAATAGTAATACAGTCCGTGTGCTTGTTGCCACGGATTGTCATTTGGGGTATATGGAAAAAGACGAGGTCCGTAGGCATGATTCATTTCAAGCGTTTGAAGAAATATGTTCCATAGCTGAGCAGAAGAAG GTAGACTTTTTACTACTTGGTGGTGATCTATTTCATGAAAACAAGCCATCAAGGACGACATTAGTGAAAGCGATTGAAATCTTGCGTCGATATTGTCTTAATGATAAACCAGTGCAGTTTCAAGTTGTCAGTGATCAGACTATAAACTTTGCAAATGT GTTTGGTCATGTAAATTATGAAGATCCTCATTTCAATGTCGGGTTGCCAGTGTTCAGTATTCATGGAAATCATGATGACCCTGCTGGAGTG GATAACCTATCTGCAGTCGATATTCTTTCAGCGTGCAATCTTGTAAACTATTTTGGCAAAATGATTCTTGGAGGTTCTGGGGTCGGGCAGATCACTCTCTACCCAATTCTTATAAAAAAG GGTGAAACTTCTGTTGCTCTATACGGCCTTGGAAATATTAGAGATGAACGCCTGAATAGAATGTTTCAG ACTCCACATGCCGTACAATGGATGCGTCCTGAACCTCAAGAAAATTGTGAAGTTTCAGACTGGTTCAACATCCTAGTGCTTCATCAAAACAG AGTGAAGACAAATCCTAAGAATGCCATAAATGAGCATTTTTTACCTCGGTTCCTGGACTTTATAGTTTGGGGGCATGAACATGAATGTCTTGTTGATCCTCAG GAAGTTCCAGGTATGGGTTTCCACATTACTCAACCAGGCTCTTCTGTTGCAACATCACTTATCGATGGAGAATCAAAACCGAAGCATGTACTTTTGGTAGAAATTAAG GGTAATCAATACCGGCCAACCAAGATACCACTACACTCTGTTAGACCATTTGAATATAAAGAG ATAGTATTAAAGGATGAACCTGACATTGATCCAAATGATCAAAATTCAATTCTTGAACATCTGGACAATGTCGTAAACAGTCTCATAGAAAAATGTAACCAAAGGGATTCTAGAAATTCAGAGACTGTGCTTCCTCTTATACGTGTAAAG GTTGATTATTCTGGGTTCATGACAATAAATCCTCAAAGATTTGGCCAAAAGTATGTTGGAAAG gtTGCTAATCCTCAAGATATTCTTATCTTTGCAAAAGCTTCAAAGAAAGCTCAGGGTGAAG CAAAATTTACGGATGCGGAACGACTTCGACCAGAAGAATTGAATCAACAAAACATTGAAGCATTAGTTGCTGAGAGTCAATTG AAAATGGAAATCCTTCCTGTGAATGATTTAGATGAAGCGTTACACAATTTTGTTAACAAGGATGACCGAAATGCGTTCTATTCCTGTTTGAAATACAACCTTGAAGAAACTGTG AAAAACATTGCTCGGGATACAGATAATATGAATGTTGAAGTAGAAGATATAATAGTCAAAGTTGAAAGCTGCTTAGAG ACTCGTGTGAAGGAGAGATCCAAGTCTAAGGAGGACCAAGTATTTACTTCTAGTGCTCAGTCCATGGAG AATCTGATGAATAAAGCTCCCGGAGGAATTGGAAGTGCAGCATCCTTTAGTGATGATGAGGATACAACACAGTTTCTTGGGTCAAGGGCTACTGGCCGAGGCAAAAAAGGTTCATTGGAACAGTTTAAGTCTGCTCGTGATGTCTCTCAAGTTGCGAAGACTTCTACAAGAGGAAGGGGAAGGGGGCGAGGTAGGGGTTCAACCTTGAAGCAGTCAACTCTTGATGCATCAATGTTTCGTCGTTCAGATAG ATCAGCATCGGTTGCTGCATCAGCTTCAGTTCAAAGTATAGCTGCTGATGAAGAGAACTTAaattctgattctgatgatgaaccAGTGCAATATGGAATAAATGAGCTTCATGACAGTTCG GATGATAATGAGAGTATGCAAGGCAAGGGTCGCAAACGAAGTGCTCCTAGGGGAAGAGGTAGGGGCTCCACTGCTGCTAAGAGGGGAAGGAAATCGGACAATAGTTCATCCTCAATCCAACAGATGATGATGAGaaatgatgacgatgatgatgatgatgtgccAAAAAGAATGAACAAGTCTCAACCACGG GTGACAAGGAACTACGGTGCTTTAAGGAGGTAG
- the LOC122599149 gene encoding cyclic nucleotide-gated ion channel 4, protein MSSSHHLPADSYTSTSDEEEDEEEEELDIIENNEVSSKYITPNTCPPRERVVCDPRSQWVQEWNRVFLLVCATGLFIDPLFFYTLSISDSCMCVFIDGWFAVTITALRCVTDGLHVWNMWLQFKMSRWWRSPNHHRGLSHDGVVARNVAARNITKAKKSFFFDLYVILPIPQIVTWVVIPALLKQGATTEIMTVSLIMFLFQYLPKIYHSVCLLRRMQNLSGYIFGTVWWGIALNLIAYFVASHAVGACWYLLGTQRAAKCLREKCIADGHCFRRILTCQDPLDYGTSNFMSDPTRLWWSSNKEARSACLQNEDNFSYGAYKWTLQLITNDSRLEKILFPIFWGLMTLSTFGNLESTTDWLECVFIIIVLTTGLLLVTMLIGNIKVFLHATTSKKQAMQLKMRNIEWWMRKRHLPPGFKQRVRNYERQRWAAMRGVDECEMIRNLPEGLRRDIKYHLCLDLVRQVPLFQHMDNLVLENICDRVKSLIFTKGETIAREGDPVQRMLFIVRGHLQSSQVLRDGVKSCCMLGPGNFSGDELLSWCLRRPFIERLPPSSSTLVTLETTEAFGLEADDVKYVTQHFRYTFVNEKVKRSARYYSPGWRTWAAVAIQLAWRRYRHRLTLTSLSFIRPRRPLSRCSSLGEDRLRLYTALLTSPKPNQDDFDF, encoded by the exons ATGTCTAGCAGCCATCACTTGCCTGCAGATTCTTACACTTCTACAAGTGATGAGGAAgaagacgaagaagaagaagagctgGATATTATTGAAAATAATGAAGTGTCTTCTAAATATATCACCCCTAACACGTGCCCACCACGTGAGAGGGTGGTTTGTGACCCAAGATCTCAATGGGTTCAAGAATGGAACCGAGTGTTCCTTTTAGTTTGTGCTACGGGTCTATTCATTGACCCGCTTTTTTTCTACACGCTTTCTATAAGTGACTCTTGCATGTGTGTGTTCATCGACGGGTGGTTTGCGGTCACTATAACGGCTCTTCGGTGTGTTACGGATGGGTTACATGTGTGGAACATGTGGTTGCAGTTTAAGATGAGCAGGTGGTGGCGATCACCGAACCACCACCGTGGGTTAAGCCATGATGGTGTGGTGGCGCGTAATGTCGCGGCTCGGAATATAACTAAGGCCAAAAAAAGCTTCTTTTTTGATCTATATGTTATTCTTCCTATTCCTCAG ATAGTGACATGGGTGGTGATTCCGGCATTGTTAAAACAAGGAGCAACGACGGAGATAATGACGGTTTCGTTAATCATGTTTCTATTCCAATATTTACCCAAGATCTATCACTCCGTATGCCTCTTACGCCGTATGCAAAATCTCTCTGGCTACATTTTTGGTACCGTTTGGTGGGGAATCGCTCTCAATTTGATCGCTTACTTCGTTGCCTCTCAT gcTGTAGGAGCTTGTTGGTACTTGCTTGGAACACAAAGGGCTGCAAAATGTTTGAGAGAAAAATGCATAGCAGACGGACATTGTTTCAGAAGAATTTTGACATGTCAAGATCCATTAGATTATGGCACAAGCAACTTCATGAGCGATCCAACGAGGCTGTGGTGGAGCTCGAACAAAGAGGCTAGATCCGCTTGCCTTCAAAACGAGGATAACTTTAGCTACGGAGCTTACAAATGGACTCTTCAACTCATTACTAACGATAGCCGTTTGGAAAAGATACTCTTCCCCATTTTTTGGGGACTTATGACCCTTAG TACATTTGGGAACTTGGAGAGCACAACCGATTGGCTAGAATGTgttttcatcatcatcgttCTCACGACGGGTCTCCTACTAGTCACTATGTTGATTGGTAATATTAAG gtGTTTTTACATGCAACAACATCAAAGAAACAAGCTATGCAAttaaaaatgagaaacataGAATGGTGGATGAGGAAAAGGCATCTCCCACCGGGGTTCAAACAAAGAGTAAGAAACTATGAACGGCAACGATGGGCCGCAATGCGTGGTGTTGATGAGTGCGAGATGATACGCAATCTCCCTGAAGGACTTCGGAGAGACATTAAGTATCACCTTTGCTTGGACTTGGTCCGACAG GTACCTTTATTTCAACATATGGACAACCTAGTCCTTGAAAACATATGTGACCGTGTGAAGTCCCTCATTTTTACAAAGGGAGAAACC ATTGCAAGAGAAGGAGACCCGGTACAAAGAATGTTGTTCATAGTAAGAGGCCATTTACAAAGCAGCCAAGTGTTGCGCGACGGTGTCAAAAGTTGTTGTATGTTAGGCCCAGGGAATTTCAGTGGCGATGAACTTTTGTCGTGGTGCCTAAGACGGCCCTTTATCGAGAGACTACCCCCTTCATCATCAACACTGGTAACACTAGAGACGACCGAGGCTTTTGGGCTAGAAGCTGATGATGTAAAGTACGTGACACAACATTTTCGGTATACCTTTGTGAATGAAAAGGTAAAAAGGAGCGCACGGTATTATTCTCCGGGATGGAGGACTTGGGCGGCGGTGGCGATTCAGTTAGCATGGAGGAGATATAGACATAGACTCACGTTGACTTCATTGTCATTCATTAGACCAAGAAGACCGTTATCAAGGTGCTCTTCGCTTGGGGAAGATAGACTAAGACTATACACGGCTTTGTTGACTTCTCCGAAGCCGAATcaagatgattttgatttttga
- the LOC122601576 gene encoding uncharacterized protein LOC122601576 produces the protein MDSSSSKSKQIHDNSRIIVPEPLDHWHFLDEIEAPMWFDLSLCDSKNNDEILYAEFRCYYLFCCSDDDDSWFEISHEFHQCSSSHLISKIFHPKSSISIQEPPSPKIPSSVSKSRGKSYKLKEWEQRKCKAASNKQQPVKTLTRKAYESRGSSNMTKTVTTVKKLKGNEGPKASSSCESGLTNNSKSKVSITSLSSVTRQEQHNESSSRSTITSDNSGQNEKKSLESSCQTSSQTGGLLASLRVNLRKSCATRPAARVVANGGRSSVGCKSSSSKSSVGSTLDQGSNSKSSIPGNVQKSIMGVSRPLKDKAKVQNPTKPSALNVQSSSNRQVNKSLTSKVTANGKVQQHTLHRKALIPLKVNEQNQTINRVTKKVGIGRRTTSLPGIKETALASTITCEKPKSIDKTVKSVANIHRASKPIAAQKRDSKKLIDQKEKTNNRSRDKDTVKPAQKVYFR, from the exons ATGGACTCATCATCATCCAAATCGAAGCAAATCCATGATAATTCTCGAATCATCGTCCCTGAACCGTTGGATCATTGGCATTTTCTG GATGAAATCGAAGCACCTATGTGGTTTGATCTCAGCTTGTGTGATTCGAAAAATAACGATGAAAT ATTGTATGCTGAATTCCGATgttattatttgttttgttgtaGTGATGATGACGACTCGTGGTTTGAGATAAGTCATGA GTTTCATCAATGTTCCTCAAGCCATTTGATTTCTAAAATCTTTCATCCTAAAAGCTCGATAAGCATACAAGAACCTCCTTCACCAAAGATTCCTTCCTCGGTGTCAAAGTCTCGAGGTAAAAGCTACAAGTTAAAAGAGTGGGAGCAGAGGAAGTGCAAGGCTGCCTCTAACAAGCAACAGCCAGTCAAAACCTTAACTAGGAAGGCTTATGAAAGTAGAGGATCTAGTAACATGACGAAAACTGTTACCACGGTTAAAAAGTTGAAAGGAAATGAAGGCCCAAAAGCAAGTTCTAGCTGTGAAAGTGGTCTCACTAACAACTCTAAGTCGAAAGTTTCGATAACCAGTTTGTCGTCTGTAACAAGACAAGAGCAACACAATGAGAGCAGTTCAAGGAGCACAATTACATCGGATAACAGTGGCCAGAATGAAAAGAAGAGCTTGGAGTCATCTTGTCAAACATCAAGTCAAACTGGTGGGCTATTGGCATCATTGAGGGTCAATCTCAGAAAAAGTTGTGCCACGAGACCGGCAGCAAGGGTTGTAGCTAATGGTGGGAGGAGCTCAGTAGGCTGCAAATCTTCTTCAAGTAAATCAAGTGTGGGGTCCACTTTGGACCAAGGTTCGAATAGTAAGAGTTCCATTCCTGGAAATGTGCAGAAGAGTATTATGGGAGTCTCTCGGCCATTGAAGGACAAAGCAAAAGTTCAAAACCCTACAAAGCCCTCTGCGTTAAATGTTCAGAGTTCGTCTAATAGACAAGTAAACAAATCGCTTACTTCCAAAGTAACAGCCAATGGAAAG GTTCAACAGCATACATTGCATAGAAAAGCTTTGATTCCACTTAAGGTTAATGAACAGAATCAGACGATCAATAGAGTAACTAAGAAAGTAGGTATTGGCAGGCGTACTACTTCTCTACCTGGTATTAAAGAAACTGCATTGGCATCAACGATTACATGTGAGAAACCCAAATCTATTGATAAGACTGTTAAATCTGTTGCGAATATACATAGAGCATCTAAGCCAATTGCTGCACAGAAGAGGGACAGTAAAAAGCTAATTGACCAAAAg GAAAAAACCAACAACCGGAGCAGGGACAAGGATACTGTGAAGCCAGCTCAAAAGGTCTACTTTCGGTAG